The following are from one region of the Tenacibaculum dicentrarchi genome:
- a CDS encoding OmpW/AlkL family protein, whose product MKKVFLSIALGVLFFTNVNNANAQESSKKGLKNTTKTDKKWQARFRWVSVLPNESATIETIGGDVDITQSFIPELDFTYFFTENIAAELILGTTQHDVKATATTLGNVNLGDVWLLPPTLTVQYHFTGMNKFRPYVGAGINYTIFYDANPGGVIDVDYDNAFGYAAQLGFDYDLNDTWFLNVDAKYIGLSTDVTVNAGIATVTADVDINPILVGFGVGMRF is encoded by the coding sequence ATGAAAAAAGTTTTTTTAAGTATTGCTTTAGGCGTGTTATTTTTTACCAATGTAAATAATGCAAATGCTCAAGAAAGTTCAAAGAAGGGTTTAAAAAACACGACAAAAACGGACAAAAAATGGCAAGCTCGTTTCAGATGGGTTAGTGTATTACCAAACGAATCGGCAACGATAGAAACTATTGGAGGCGATGTTGATATTACACAAAGTTTTATTCCAGAATTAGATTTTACGTATTTTTTCACCGAAAATATTGCGGCAGAATTAATTTTAGGAACAACACAGCACGATGTTAAAGCAACAGCAACAACTTTAGGAAATGTAAATTTAGGCGATGTTTGGTTATTGCCTCCAACCTTAACAGTTCAGTATCATTTTACAGGAATGAACAAATTCAGACCGTATGTAGGAGCAGGGATAAATTACACTATTTTTTACGATGCAAATCCAGGAGGTGTTATTGATGTTGATTACGATAACGCCTTCGGATACGCTGCTCAATTAGGTTTCGATTATGATTTAAACGACACTTGGTTTTTAAATGTTGATGCAAAATACATCGGATTAAGTACTGATGTTACTGTAAATGCAGGAATTGCTACGGTAACTGCCGATGTTGATATCAATCCTATTTTAGTAGGTTTTGGTGTTGGTATGAGATTTTAA